Within the Nitrospira sp. genome, the region CAATCAGTACGTCTGGTTGGTCGTGCTCTCGACCTTGGGGTTCGGGTTCATCGGGTTCACGGACGACTATCTCAAGTTCATCAAAGCCCAATCAAAAGGGTTGACCGCCACGCAGAAATTCCTTTGCCAGTTCGCCATCGCGATTGTAGTGGGGGTCGTACTCTATTCGGTGACTGGCTTCTCCACCAAGCTGAACGTACCCTTTTTCAAGAACTTCACACCTGACTTGAGTTGGCTGTATGTGCCATTCGTGGTGTTGGTCATTGTCGGTGCGTCGAATGCAGTGAATCTCACCGACGGATTGGACGGCCTCGCTATCGGACCCGTCATGATCGCCACGATGGCCTATACGATCGTCGTGTACATGGCGGGACACAAACTGTTTGCGGATTACCTGCTGATCCCCTACGTCGAAGGAGCCGGCGAGGTCGGTGTTTTCACGGCGGCCATCTTCGGCGCCAGTTTGGGATTTCTGTGGTTCAACACCTATCCGGCGTCGGTGTTCATGGGGGATGTAGGATCGCTGCCGCTCGGTGCAGCACTCGGGACGGTGGCGGTGATCAGCAAGCACGAGCTACTGCTCATCCTGGTCGGCGGCGTCTTCGTGATCGAAGCGGTGTCCGTCATCTTTCAGGTGTTGTCCTTCAAGTCGCGAGGGAAGCGCATCTTCCTCATGGCGCCAATTCACCATCACTTCGAAATGAAAGGGTGGGAAGAGCCCAAGGTCGTCGTGCGGTTGTGGATTATCGCGATTCTACTGGCATTGCTCAGCCTGAGTACGTTGAAGCTTCGATGATGACGATGGTGGCAAGGATGGGGACCTATCCCGAGGTGGCCGGAAAGCGCGTGACGGTGGTGGGGATGGCGCGAAGCGGCGTCGCGGCAGCCAATTTGCTGACCCGTCTCGGCGCACATGTCACCGTGGCCGACCAGAAAGACGAGCGCGAATTGGCCGGACCACTTGCCAAACTCGACGCTCCTCGCGCGCACTTGGCGCTGGGTGCCCGATACGAAACGGCATTCGCCGATCCCGATTTCGTGGTCATCAGCCCCGGAGTTCCCTCACGGACCGAGACGTTGGAAATCGTGCGGCGGCGGGGAGGGCGCGTCATTGGCGAGTTGGAGTTGGCGACGCAGTGCTTCAGCATGCCGATCGTGGCCGTCACCGGCACGAACGGCAAGAGCACGACCGTGACGCTGATCGGCAAGATGCTCCAGGAGCAGGGGACGCCGTCGTTTGTGGGAGGCAATCTCGGGACCGCGCTCTCGGAAGCCGCCTTGGCAGTGTATGAGGCGGAGCGCGCAGGAATGCCGGTGCCCTTCCAGTATATCGTGGCCGAAGTGTCGAGTTTCCAGCTCGAAACGATCGAGAGGTTCAAACCCTTCGTGGCCGCCTTGCTCAATATCACCACCGATCACATGGACCGGTACACGTCGATCGATGACTACATTGCGGCCAAGGCGCGCCTATTCGAAAATCAGGGCGCGGCAGACTATTCGCTCGTCAATCTCGGAGACGCGCGCGTCTCGGATATGAGCCGGCGGAGCCGAGCAGCTCGACTGGCCTTCACGCGCGGTCCGGCGCTGCCGGCCGACTTTGCGGGCGGGGTCTATCTCGACGGCGAGCGTGTGACGGTCTCGTTGCAGGGTGTGCAAACCATCTGCAACCGGACCGAGTTGAGGTTGTTAGGAGCGCACAATGTCGACAATGCCATGGCGGCGTCAATCATCGCACGGCTGTGCGGCTGCTCGATCGATGCGATTCGCCGGGTTCTTCTCACCTTTCCGGGGCTGGAGCATGCCCTGGAACTCGTGCGGGAGCGACGTGGTGTGCGATTCGTCAACGATTCCAAAGGCACGAACGTCGATGCGACGCTCAAGGCATTGGAAGGGCTGGACCAGCCGGTGTGGTTGATTGCCGGCGGGAAGGACAAAGGCGGCGACTTCAGTCGTCTCACGGAGGCGATGGCTCGTCGCACCAAGGGGGTCGTCCTGATCGGCGAGGCTGCCCGACTGATCGAACCGGCGATTCCGTCCGGCACGAAGACGTACCACGCCGGTTCCCTCCGTGAGGCCGTCCGCACGGCGGCCGACCATGCCGTGAAGGGCGACATGGTCTTGCTCTCACCGGCCTGTGCCAGCTTCGACATGTTTCTCGACTATCAGGATCGGGGGCGACAATTCAAGGCGCTCGTCCACGCGCTTCCGGAGTGAATGAATGCGTGCGCGTACCTCACACGGTGGCTTCGATACGGTGATGGCCATGGCGGGGAAAGCGACAGGGACCTTGAGCTTACCGTGGCCCTCCGTGGTGCATCGGGCACGGAAACTGGTGGCGATGGATCACACCCTCCTGATCGTGACGTTGGCGCTTTCGCTGGTGGGGCTGGTCATGGTGTTCAGCGCGAGTGCAGTCGTGGCCGGCAATCGGTTCCATGATCAAAGCTATTTCTTGAAACGGCAGCTTGCGTGGTTGGTGATGGGACTGGTCTTGATGCACGTGGTCTCTCGCATCGACTACACCCTGTGGCGAAAGCTGGCCGTGCCCTTTCTGGTCGTGACGGGCGGACTGTTGGTGTTGGTCCTATTGCCGTCCATCGGCGTGATGACTAAGGGCGCGCGGCGTTGGCTTCGCCTGGGTCCGACGCTTCTGCAGCCCACCGAAATCGTCAAAGTGGTGATCGTCATATATATCGCCGCGTACCTGGCCAGGAAAGGTACAAGAATTTCGCACTTCCTCTCCGGCTTGTTGCCACCGTTGTTGGTGGCCGGGGTCCTGTGCGGGTTGATCCTGCTCCAGCCCGACCTCGGCAGTGTGGTCGTGATCGGCGCGGTCATCATGACGCTGTTGTTTCTGGCCGGTGCCCGATTCAGCCACCTTCTCGGCATCGCGCTCTGCGCCCTGCCGGTCGTAACTGTCTTGATCCTGCGCTCTCCCTACCGGCGTCAGCGACTTCTAACGTTTTTGACGCCATGGAAGGATGCGGCCGACTCGG harbors:
- the ftsW gene encoding putative lipid II flippase FtsW, with amino-acid sequence MRARTSHGGFDTVMAMAGKATGTLSLPWPSVVHRARKLVAMDHTLLIVTLALSLVGLVMVFSASAVVAGNRFHDQSYFLKRQLAWLVMGLVLMHVVSRIDYTLWRKLAVPFLVVTGGLLVLVLLPSIGVMTKGARRWLRLGPTLLQPTEIVKVVIVIYIAAYLARKGTRISHFLSGLLPPLLVAGVLCGLILLQPDLGSVVVIGAVIMTLLFLAGARFSHLLGIALCALPVVTVLILRSPYRRQRLLTFLTPWKDAADSGFQVTQSFLAFGSGGPFGVGLGEGKQKLFFLPEAHTDFVLALVGEELGLVGTTAIMLLFVVLVLRGFHIAERARMPFGYYLGTGITLLIGVQALINAGVVTGLLPTKGLTLPLVSYGGSSLVVSLIAIGVLLSISRDRYAGRGAAGSRTDYGT
- the mraY gene encoding phospho-N-acetylmuramoyl-pentapeptide-transferase yields the protein MLYNWLYPLHTEFSFLNVFRYLSFRIIYAAVTAFLIAFVLTPWLIHKLQEIKLGQQIRDDGPKRHLAKSGTPTMGGILIIGAVMLSTLLWADLTNQYVWLVVLSTLGFGFIGFTDDYLKFIKAQSKGLTATQKFLCQFAIAIVVGVVLYSVTGFSTKLNVPFFKNFTPDLSWLYVPFVVLVIVGASNAVNLTDGLDGLAIGPVMIATMAYTIVVYMAGHKLFADYLLIPYVEGAGEVGVFTAAIFGASLGFLWFNTYPASVFMGDVGSLPLGAALGTVAVISKHELLLILVGGVFVIEAVSVIFQVLSFKSRGKRIFLMAPIHHHFEMKGWEEPKVVVRLWIIAILLALLSLSTLKLR
- the murD gene encoding UDP-N-acetylmuramoylalanine--D-glutamate ligase: MGTYPEVAGKRVTVVGMARSGVAAANLLTRLGAHVTVADQKDERELAGPLAKLDAPRAHLALGARYETAFADPDFVVISPGVPSRTETLEIVRRRGGRVIGELELATQCFSMPIVAVTGTNGKSTTVTLIGKMLQEQGTPSFVGGNLGTALSEAALAVYEAERAGMPVPFQYIVAEVSSFQLETIERFKPFVAALLNITTDHMDRYTSIDDYIAAKARLFENQGAADYSLVNLGDARVSDMSRRSRAARLAFTRGPALPADFAGGVYLDGERVTVSLQGVQTICNRTELRLLGAHNVDNAMAASIIARLCGCSIDAIRRVLLTFPGLEHALELVRERRGVRFVNDSKGTNVDATLKALEGLDQPVWLIAGGKDKGGDFSRLTEAMARRTKGVVLIGEAARLIEPAIPSGTKTYHAGSLREAVRTAADHAVKGDMVLLSPACASFDMFLDYQDRGRQFKALVHALPE